DNA from Antennarius striatus isolate MH-2024 chromosome 1, ASM4005453v1, whole genome shotgun sequence:
CCGCACCCTCTAAGGTTGTTTGCAATAATGATGTCAGTGACGGCATCAAACACTACCTGGATGTTACCTGTGTCTGTGGCACAGGTCAGGTGACAGTAGATCTCTTTATTAGGAGAGCGGTTCTTACTTTCAAACTGAACCTGTATATATGCAGTAGCGTCGTCGTAAGTGTTAGCAcctggagagaagaggaggaagcagggagagagagaagagacggTGAGGTCTTTGCCGCGTCGCTCGTGAAAACGGAAAATGTAAACAGGAGGGCTCACCTGTGTATTCTGGAAAGCAGATGGTAAGCGGTGACTTCTTGATCTTCTCAGCAAACAGATCCTTCTtgttgaggaagaggatgatggagGTGTCGATGAAGAACTTGTTGTTACAGATGGAGTCAAAGAGCATGAGCGACTCATGCATGCGGTTCTGCGGGGAGGAAAAACGCGGAAACCGTTAGCAGTGATGTAGATTCACACTAAATGTGGAACTGATAAAATTAAATAAGTCAAACTTACAGTCGTCTCATCTTCATGCAGCACCTGATCATATCCACTCAGAGCAACACAGAAGATGATGGCGGTCACGTCTTCAAAGCAGTGGATCCACTtcttcctctctgacctctgacctccgaCATCAAACAGCCTGGAAAAACAAGTCAATTCATACAAAATTTCATCAATGCCTgcaaactcacacacatcatctgcCACGCTGCAGCGGCTCCACCTCTGCCCACCTGAAGTGGAGGTTTTTGAAGGTGAAATGGGTTTCGACGATACCGGTGGTCTTCACTCGGGTTCTCAGGATGTCCTGCTCTGTGGGCTGGTAATCCGCCGCCCCGATCCGGTCTAGACTGTCCAGGTAGCtgattgatagatggatgagtatgattagttttgtttttcttccatgtAAGCGCTCTTAAATTGTTCTTCCTCCACTCACTATTGAGCAGAGTCATTGAGCTGATACTCCCGAGCACGACTGAAACACTCCTGAGTCCCGGCATCGGCCCATACACGCTTCATAGCGGTAAGAAGCTCTGCGGAGTAGGGCTCTGTGTCCTCCATACGACTGACCACGTCACACACCAGCTTAGCATCCGCCTGGAGGAACATATCATAAAAGAAGGTTACAGGTGTCGCATTTGACCTGATTTTTAATCCCTAGAAATCAATTTGAGGGTCAAATATTTCCAAAAACAACAGTCTAACATCATTTCAGTGTGAAAGACTTAAAGGAAACAGATATAAAGAGCCAAACTGAAAAATATCTCCTATCATTCCCTCTTTGGATCGTATTTCAACCCCGCTGCTTGaaggactttttaaataaatctcagTTCCCCTGCCATCGGTCAACGTTTCAGCTGAAGGGTGAATGTAAGACTAACTTTTCTATCCTTGTCTCCAAACTCGATACCCAGGGAGTCCATGGCTCGGAGGATGGCTGCCAAGCTCTGGATGGTGTTGCTGTAAACCACGGGTTTGTATTGCTTCACATCATCCCCAGAAAAACCATCTTCATGGATAATCCTGTATGTGAACACAGACGTTAGTAACCAACACGGACTAAACAGAAAAATTCCTGTATTGATTATTTTCCTGCTGGTCTAGATAACGAACCACTCATCTTGTCTTGACAGCAAACTAGTTCTCACTCGCTGCTTCTAGCGATCTCTGCCTTAAAATGTGTCTTTAATAGCTATATAACAGCATGAGAATTGATCACATTCTCAGTCTGTAATCGGTAATTGGTGGGTAATTTGATATCTGAGCCATTCATAATTTATGCTGGTCAATAAAGTGGACAAAGTCAGAGCACTAACCGGCATTAAATTCAATCAGCCAGGGCTTATGAGCACAGAGTCTGTCAGAACTTCATGAAGCTAACCTCAAAGATACATAAATAGTTTCTATTCACCTCAATGTGGTCaatttgaagaaaagaaagaaagaaagacgggCTTTTTTTttagggcattgttggctttctatctgtaaagcgctttgaaatgtcttctgttatgattcagcgctatataaataaaagttgattgattgatttcaccTCTATTCAAATCATAGCGACCCACTGTAAAATAGGTTTAATCAATTTTATGAATGTTTCTTTTCTAAAGACGGTGTAAAAACATTAATCTGTGTTTCATATGATTTAATATCCaaagctttaaaatgttttttgtccaaataacaaaaatataaatattatgttCATTTCCCAATAAAAAAGTATGACATTCAAGAATTTAAGAAGCTGAAGCCaccaaaatgtaatatttttgctTACAATTATTACTTATTGATTAATGTCAATGCTGATTGATTTTTAGTcaatcagataaaaataataaacctaTAATTTAATCTCTTAAATTATTGGACctattttttatgtatgaaatgcatcaaaaacattttcatttaataaaacctaacacaatttattta
Protein-coding regions in this window:
- the gnao1b gene encoding guanine nucleotide binding protein (G protein), alpha activating activity polypeptide O, b — its product is MGCTLSAEERAALDRSKAIEKNLKEDGMVAAKDVKLLLLGGGESGKSTIVKQMKIIHEDGFSGDDVKQYKPVVYSNTIQSLAAILRAMDSLGIEFGDKDRKADAKLVCDVVSRMEDTEPYSAELLTAMKRVWADAGTQECFSRAREYQLNDSAQYYLDSLDRIGAADYQPTEQDILRTRVKTTGIVETHFTFKNLHFRLFDVGGQRSERKKWIHCFEDVTAIIFCVALSGYDQVLHEDETTNRMHESLMLFDSICNNKFFIDTSIILFLNKKDLFAEKIKKSPLTICFPEYTGANTYDDATAYIQVQFESKNRSPNKEIYCHLTCATDTGNIQVVFDAVTDIIIANNLRGCGLY